One genomic region from Onychostoma macrolepis isolate SWU-2019 chromosome 23, ASM1243209v1, whole genome shotgun sequence encodes:
- the ccm2l gene encoding cerebral cavernous malformations 2 protein-like, translating to MDYEPKRAKKGFVKRLVFSKSSRRQVDKNSVYRRPLHTVPLYPPDYLIHPERLIYDYVEKEVKFLGHLTWVSCSLNPSSRDELLQLLDTARKLRVLPLKTSVEQDCILSLSARCLLLTWRDNEKLLLRIPTHEIAAASYLRDDALHLLVLKTGLNVDTVLAGDSLENRPTGLESRRQTISNTDPRPAGGTMERRHTICGVDWKLSSRHEPKQSSVGGGGGTGGGGGGGGGGDGDSLEQKRVSGSWERRQTRKPCGGSWEKRTMSGSWDRRPVGGSWERRGGGGVIGGSWEKRHGPGAKPGGSWERKHTAGGSWERRQACTGSWERGKSYGSWERRNHNPLEPMPCPDAYCNLVILAVENKDAAEEYCALICQMFQIIYGHQTIECVDRAGYHYTMPDRYWLQRSDSCLTDMTYGYDTDFSCCSSYDGSQEAFDPYYSENYSESSSLSCHESHRSLASTHSDSEPCNASLQEYMIILRSKLTPQEIQQFALFLREYRLGAPIEQFCTDLLQLYGDSRKFLLLGMRPFIPDKDVGVFETFLEDIGIREGGILTDSFGRIKRSMSSTSATAVRGYDGWTLPSSSQDFNRRIDDITHNIEALGFEEGNGDIEEEDYYL from the exons ATGGACTATGAGCCCAAGCGAGCCAAGAAG GGCTTTGTAAAGCGCTTGGTGTTCTCTAAATCTAGCCGGCGACAGGTAGACAAAAACAGTGTGTACCGAAGACCCCTTCACACTGTCCCCCTCTACCCACCTGACTACCTCATCCACCCAGAGAGACTCATCTACGACTATGTGGAGAAGGAAGTCAAG TTCCTGGGACACTTGACATGGGTGTCATGTTCCCTGAATCCTTCGAGCAGAGACGAGCTGCTGCAGCTTCTGGACACAGCCAGG AAACTGAGGGTTTTGCCTCTGAAGACCAGTGTGGAGCAGGACTGCATTCTCAGCCTGTCTGCTCGCTGTCTGCTGCTTACCTGGAGAGACAATGAAAAACTGCTGCTGAGAATCCCCACACACGAAATCGCTGCTGCCTCCTACCTGCGGGATGATGCACTGCACCTACTGGTGCTCAAAACTG GTCTGAATGTGGACACTGTACTAGCCGGTGACAGTCTGGAAAACAGGCCCACTGGTTTGGAGAGCCGCAGACAAACTATAAGCAACACTGACCCCAGGCCTGCAGGGGGCACCATGGAGCGCCGCCACACCATCTGTGGTGTGGACTGGAAGCTCTCATCCCGCCATGAGCCTAAACAGAGCAGTGTGGGTGGAGGAGGTGGGACAGGGggtggaggaggtggaggaggtGGTGGTGATGGTGACAGCCTAGAACAGAAACGTGTGAGTGGGAGTTGGGAGCGTAGACAGACCCGGAAGCCATGCGGAGGTAGCTGGGAGAAACGGACGATGAGTGGGAGCTGGGACCGGAGGCCTGTAGGGGGTAGCTGGGAGCGTCGGGGAGGTGGAGGGGTCATAGGAGGTAGCTGGGAAAAGAGGCATGGGCCTGGAGCTAAACCAGGTGGAAGCTGGGAACGGAAACACACGGCAGGTGGGAGTTGGGAACGCAGGCAAGCTTGCACAGGAAGCTGGGAGAGGGGAAAGTCCTACGGCAGCTGGGAGAGGAGGAACCATAATCCTCTGGAGCCGATGCCATGCCCTGATGCCTACTGCAACCTCGTCATACTGGCCGTAGAGAACAAG GACGCTGCAGAGGAGTACTGCGCGCTCATCTGTcaaatgtttcagatcatctaTGGACATCAGACCATTGAATGTGTCGACAGGGCGGGATATCACTACACCATGCCTGACCGCTATTGGCTACAGAGGA GTGACAGCTGCCTTACTGACATGACATATGGCTATGACACAGACTTCAGCTGCTGCAGTTCATA TGATGGTTCACAGGAAGCATTTGATCCGTATTATAGTGAGAACTACAGTGAGAGCTCATCTCTTTCCTGCCATGAGTCACATCGAAGCCTGGCCTCCACACACAGCGACTCTGAGCCCTGTAATGCCAGTCTGCAGGAGTACATGATCATT TTGAGGAGTAAGCTGACACCTCAGGAGATTCAGCAGTTTGCTCTGTTTCTGCGAGAATACAGACTTGGTGCTCCGATAGAGCAGTTCTGCACTGACCTGCTGCAGCTCTACGGAGACTCACGCAAGTTCCTGCTGCTTG GCATGAGGCCCTTTATTCCAGATAAGGATGTAGGAGTGTTCGAGACATTTCTGGAAGACATTGGGATCCGAGAGGGTGGGATTTTGACGGACAGTTTTGGCCGGATCAAGCGGAGCATGAGCAGCACATCTGCCACAGCAGTCCGTGGCTATGACGGCTGGACTCTTCCTTCCAGTTCCCAGGATTTTAACCGCAGAATTGATGACATCACACACAACATTGAGGCTTTGGGCTTTGAAGAGGGCAACGGAGACATAGAAGAGGAGGACTACTACCTGTGA